The nucleotide window GCCTGGCACTAGGCCCCGGAGCCCGGGTCCGCCTAGCGTTGCGCTCCCGCCTGCTGCCTGGGGCGAGGCGTACGGGGGGGGAGGGTGCGCTTCTTCCCGGTTGCTGCTTGGTGGAGGCAGGCGAGGGGATGAAGCTCTTTCGCTCCAAACGCTCTAGCCTACTGTGGGAACAATGGCTGCGGGATGTCTGACAAACCTGTTTCCAAAGCTGACGGATTATGAAGTACTGCACCCAGCGTGTGGGCCAGGAGGGGTCGTCTCTGCTTTGTGTGTACTTTCTCAACTAGTCCCTTTTGTTTTTTATGCTCTGCCTTCgaaaaaaattatatgcatatatatgtgtgtgtatacctattttataatatatattacgcATATAATACATAAAACTTTTTTCTAATCTAAGATCCCTAAGTCTCCCACTCCTCAATCCTGTTTTTATCTTTACGTACATTCTTTTAGGTCTGGAGGccgaaaaatgaaaagaaaggctCGTCTAGGGCCCTGGTTCCCTAGCGTCTGACCAGAGTggtagtggggtgggggtggaggtggggttcGTTTGTGTGTGGTTTCTAAATCCAGGAAAAGGAGATGTTCACAGGGATTATGAGGAATCTGGATTACTTCCACACTTTAACTTCAGTTTTCTGCTTGCTGCAGTTTTTGTTAACGCGGAACTTTTTCAAGTTGTACTTTCGTAAGTTGAGATATTTCAGTGTTTGATCCAGCATAATCTTCCAAAGAGGACTAGTAATTAGAAGATTGAGTTTTTCAGATCTTGTTTTGTCACAACTAgcagtgtggccttgggcaagtcattttatCTAATGGATTTCCATTCTCTGCCTTCTATGTCGCTTTTGGTATTGTGTTAAAATGACTAGGAAAAAATCTGAGAAACGTGACAGTTAATACCAACAGCAACTCCTTTTTCAACAGATACCAATGATAATTCCCTGTCAGTCCAAGTCGAATTAAAAAtagagtttttatttaaaatgaacagTTACTGGTTCAAAAGTTTTAAATACATTTGCTTTACAGGAAATACAAGCCTCAAtttcttgctttcctttttttgggAGGGCAGTTTGGGAGAAGCATTTGAAGCCAATGAGCAAATTTTCTGTATTGTAATATTTCTGCAACAGTAgaataactattatgtctgtgaGGCTTTAAAAAAGTTAACAAAGCTAGATTGACTCTATTCCTTATAGTGAATCACAGCTGCTTGGTAATTGGAGAGAATAAGGATTTTATTGTGGTAATTCTGCATAACTTTTTCCTGATGTAGCTTTCACAATCTTATTTTCCTGTTGTGCCAAATatgaatacatgaatatatatatatgtttgtatgtatgcttGCATATTTTACGTAAATTTTTTAGTATTGATCATTCCCTGAACAAAGAAGACCATAAGGAAGGCAAGATCAAATCTGCCCAGACTAAGGGAAATACCAAGACAAACATAGGTGGATTTATAATAAAACCAAAGGCCTCTGAAAATAGTTCCAAAAGGAAAATGATCAGAACTGgtttgagaggtattatgatctTAATTGGTAACAGGAAAGCActgacttaaaaataataaaccattTTGACCGCAGTTTGGTAAATTTCATCACTTTTTCTTAGTAGGTTTTTTAAACTTTGGGCAGTACATATTGAAAGTAATGAACTTTGCCACAGGTTCACCTTAAGGCTGGATATAAAAAGCAGCGTACTGTGtagttatttccatatctttatTAAGTAAATTAGTCCTTTAATTTGcattagaaaaaaagatagtAGTAATTACTATGGCTAGTGTATAGGGCAAGCCCTTTTGCTGGAATGCTAGTGTGGTTTCTAATAAAAATTACTTCCTTCTCAACATATGACCCACTGAAACTACCCACTGAGTAGGTGGCTTACAAAAATTTGTGtataacaaataacccaatataATGCTTCCTCTGGCTTTTAATCATTATTTACTAAAGGCCTTGACTTGCACAGGACAGCCTCCACAACAAGGCACCTTCCAGGACAAAATGTAGTGCCAAATTGAGAAACCCTGAAGTAGAACCACTAACAAAAATATGTCCCCCattgagaatgagatgaaagactTAAGCCTATCTGCTGTTCTTCAGGTATACTGACAATTCTTAGTGTGATCATTGAGTTATTTGTGTGTGATTCTGGTACAGTAAAGCCCCTTAAGGTGTGTCATCTACTAGGTGGATAGTTTGATGGATTTTCTGAGGTAGTGTTAACTATATATACTCATTTTGTATTGTCAGTTTATCTTATGCCTTGATATTCAAAACTGACCCCTGGATAGCACGTGACTCTACTCTTGTGCTAAGGTTGGAAAAAAGTAATATACATTAATAGAGTGCTTGCAATCATTATagtgtttccctttttctctacTTTCATCAGTCCCTGCCTGAGTTTTTATTAGGGACTTAATAGGGCTCGCAATAGAAAGTGATTGCTGGAGATAGAAAGCCTAAGCAGGTTTATGATCTAGTTgggaataaacaaaagaaaaacaacagtgtAGGGTAGCTTATGCGGAGTACTTACAGGGAGTGAGTGCAGTAGAAGTTGGGGAAAGGGGCCATAAAGGACTGGGAGACTAAGACTTTAAAGAGGAATTGTGAATCCACTTCTCATGTCATACTTGGGCAAAGGCATAAATTTGTAGGAAGAGCACCCTAATTAATAGTGTTTTAATAACAGTCATTTATGTCAGGAATGGGGATTTTATATCATACTATGAATTTCTCAAATATGAATTAGAAAGTTATGTTGAAATTAACTTTTTTCCTCTTCAGTCTCACACCATTTTGCTGGTACAGCCTACCAAGAGGCCAGAAGGCAGAACTTATGCTGACTATGAATCTGTAAATGAGTGCATGGAAGGTGAGTTTAAACCCTAACCAAAGAGTAGAAATCTTTGAGGTTTTTTTCCCCTGACATTCGCTATTAGAATTAGTCTCATTTAGTAACcgggtttgttttttgtttttttcctccaaatttcTTGATTTGGTAATTAGAGCAGGAAAGTAGATGTTTAGGACTATATTTGTTAAATACTTGAAATACTAATTAaatatactgtcttccctgctgcaaatactttttttttaaatcaagttgaTGTAAATAATGAATGACTTTCCATTAGCCTCCTGTTGCCATGTAAACATTCtggttttgttgtgttttaaatattttgcagCTATACTTAAATATTCTGATTAAACTCAACACCATAGAGTTGTTAAAGCAGACTCTAGGAGTGCCTTCAGAGCCCAGTAGTCTGCTTATTAAACAAGTAAATGTTACAGTCCTTCAAAATgctgttagaaaataaaaattagctcACAGAATAAAAGCAAATGGAACCAAATCAGTATAATTTATTGTGCGTTTGATTAAGTTGATATACTCTGAAGGGAGCTATTAACCTTAATCTTTCTTTACTCAGTAAATCATTAAATGAGAGAACATAGATTGGATGTCACAAATTGGATTCACCCTTACATTAATCATTACATCAACCTGCACCCTTGCTAGCAAATTGTCCATTCTTCACATAAAGATTTTAGTCACTGTTTTTGCTGCTGGGCATGTCCTTGAATTTCCAAATTGATTGGATTGGATTGATTATCCAAAAGCTAACTGGGTCAAGACTAAAAATCTGTCTATTTAGAGCCAACAATGGGTAGACCTGTGAAAAATCTTTTGTAATAATTAGAAACAGCTTCTAGATAGTTGGCACCATGCCTTCCTAGTTGCCATCAAATTGTCCAATTTTTAATGAAGAGCaaggcccttctttgtctcttcaggTGTCTTCCTCTGCTGATTTCCTTACCTGCCATTAAGGTAGACTTTGTGCATACACTCCCTTAGCAGATTGTTGCCTTGCCTATATTAccgtgtgtcttgccaatggatttcagccctgggcaagttcactatggattcagtgtgatcaaagaaatgacagtagaatgttcttggggtgaaagggttatacccaactttatttccacggtggcaggtcagtcactaaaatctcattcactcagagcaagtctgcatgcagcaagcagatctctgcctctaggcctctgtcctcggtgctgccaccactccagccttaactctgctctcctgtagccttgcagccataccaccatgcagcccagagccctggacgGAACttcttatatagagtcaatagcaacatatccacatgtgtgtagtgagctagccaaccagggccaggtgagaatcctggccacaggaactttaatTTTATCCACACCATGTTTGGTCTTTGATTCTGCAATACTCTTTACTAACCTCTTTGCTGATTTTAGTGAAGtctgactttcttttttaaagtaatacattttatttctagagcagttttaggtttacagaaaatagAGACTTCCCATATATTCCCTCTCCTCACCTTCacagtttccccttttaattacaCCTTGCATTGGtgtacatttgttacagttgatgaaccAGTATTGTTActattaactgaagtccatagaTTACATTGGGGCTTATTCTTTGTGTTGTAAAGTTTCATGGGCTTTGCCAAGCCCATGatgtcatgtatccaccattacagtatcacacAGAACAGTTTCACTGCCTTACAGATTTcctgtgctccacctgttcatCCCTCTCCACCCTACCTCCTGcctccagttttgcttttttccagaatgtcatagagtTGCAGTCATTACCACGTGTAGCCCTTTCagattagcttctttcacttagcaatgtgcatttaaggttctttgtcctttttcaagattgttttcacTATCCTGTGTTCTTGATACTTTCATATCaaatttagaatcagcttgtcaatttctataaAAGTAGcttggattttgatagggattgtattgaatttgTAGATCATTTGGGAGGATCAACATCTTAATCTTAAATCTCCCAATCCATGAGTGCAAAACATTactccatttatttaaatcacTACTTTCAATGAcagtttgtagttttcagtgtatgtcttctgcttactttattaaatttattcctaagaatttattcttttgatgccaTTGTATGTGGAGctgttttcttaaaatttcattttcagattgtctGTTGTTGGGTATAGAGATACAGTTGATTTTGCATGTTGATCTTATATTCTGCCATCTTGTTGCACTCATTTATAGTTCTGGTGggttttttgcatgtggtttcCTTAGGATCTTTtgtatataaaatcatgtaaTCTGTGAATAGAGATAGTTGCACTTATCCTTTCCAATCTGAAtgcctgttaatttttttttcttcccaaatcACCCTGGTAGAACCtgtagtacaatgttaaatacaaACAGCAAAAACAGATATTCTAGAGTTCTCCTTAATCTAAATAAGAAAGCATCTAGTCTATCACCATTAAGTATAGTAGTTGTGGATCAGTGCGTTTTTAAGATAAACAGtaaatttgttttccttgttttgtttttctttccactttGAGCTTTCTAGTCAGCAATTTGTGAATGATATTCTCTCGTCCCAGTGCGGTGTAACAGTACCAATCAAAAACCCAAAGGTAGCTTCTGATAGCTTTATGGTTGAAATACCCTTCATTGGGATATTGGTGAAGGCAGTTTAGAGGTACATGTAGGACCTGTGTGTACAGGATAGGATTTATTTTCCCcatataattaacatttattcaCATGTCCATTCATCATAGTAGTCTTAAAAGTACTTGATAGTAAAAATGGACTTGTTTCCATTTTGTGGGAAAGAGTgtcacttaataaaaaattaaataatgtgcTCTTTAGATAACCATGTTAATGTGGGCTCTCTATTATCAATTTTGCtcattttattgtcttttttatttgagTACTTATATGCTTATTAGATGTACTTATGCTTTATTTCACATAATCTTCACAATGGCTCTATGAAGAGATGCAATTTTCTCCATTAGGCAGGGTTCAGGGGTTAGAGTCAGTAGTAaaggacagagctgggattcaagtcTGAATCCAGAGTCTAGGATCTTAAGTACTCTGTTATGATACTCTCTTCCTCATTGctgattttgttttggtttttctttgcATGGTATCAAAATTTGAAAGCGGAATAGAAAGCATCCATTTATCATCCATCATTCCCAAGtgtggtttttcttttatttactctGAAGCTTTAGGAATATCTATTGAAAAACCTGGTAAGATCCTCAGTGTTGTCACTTGTTTGAGCCATCATATAATGAATCTTTGAAGTCCTTTCAAATTCAGTGGCTTGAAGTAATCATTTTATTGTAGGTATAAAATAGTTACCAACATTCTGGTGAGtttacagaatttaaaaactgtTGCTAGTGGCAACAGTTAAAACAAAAGTGATTGACTTAACTGTCCTTTTCCCAGCCTGACTTTATAAAATGAGTATTAACATATAACACTATTCATATTTAAAGTATGTGCAATTTTAAGATCTTGATTTTCCCTACTCTCTTAGGTGTTTGTAAAATGTATGAAGAACATCTGAAGAGAATGAATCCCAACAGCCCCTCTATCACATATGATATCAGTCAGTTGTTCGATTTTATTGATGATCTGGCAGACCTCAGCTGCCTTGTGTAAGTATTAGCCACTATATCTCTTTAAGTTGAATTTTGTAATTGTTTAATCTGTTTGAGGTGATTTATGGTATTGGGAGATCACCTTGCCTGACATTGATCTTTGCATTTTGACTACTACctagtaattaatattttttctacatgaggcttataaattaagttgGCAACATAAAGCGAAAGGTCCAGGAAAATCTTAAGAACTTTGCGAAATGCTGCAGTTGGTATGCAGAAAGAATATAAACTAAGAAGTGCAAAGTTCTAGTTCTTTGTTCCTTAAACTGAATGatctttttcttagttttttttgtttGCCTTATTTTGTTTCCCATTACAGTTTTTGTCATAAGGCAATTAGCTTTGCATTAAGACTAAGATATTTCTactatgacattttaaaaatgtacatacacTTCTTAAATGTAGATATACATAGAACTGAGATGGAATTTAATTTTAATCCCACCTGGTGTTGACCCTGTCTATTTTGGGGTGTTAGAatgagttttttttgttgtttttgttttggcttttATGTTTTCTCAGATTtgtcaaattaaaatttttttcccaacATACTATGTTACaataatgtatatcaataatcTATTTATTGTCTCTATTACCAAAGTGGAAATAAGTCTGTAATACTTAATCTCAACATTTTTGGATAAGAAACTAAGTGTAAATACAGATAATTTTACAGAGGAAAATGGGAGTACCTCAtaatgagattatgttctgttACCTGGAGTTTGAATTTTTATTATCTGCGAGACGCTGTGCTGAAAGTAAATCTGTTTTTCAGTGGTGAAAAACAAATAGGTCCTACTCGCAGGCCCCTTGGTCACCACTGGCGGCAAGCATGGACTTGCTGTCTCAACAGAGGTTCCTGGTGAAAACAAGCATTTCCTTGGaatttttgagttttgttttctatACCTCTTCATTGTGTTTCTAGCCATTTTACTTTGCTCACTCAAAACATTCCAGTGATCCAATTCTGGTCTTTAATGAAATGTGTTACGAAGAAAGTTTTATTATAACTATTTCAATATAAAAAGCTCAGAAAACTGTAAGAGGCTAACAGAGCTGCAGATATTCTGCTATGTTAGTTTGTAATGTCTGTAGTTGATCTGCTTATAGTCTGACACACAGAAATGTGCATATGCATTTCACAAATACTTACTGGGTGCCAACTATATACTGTGtatgttctaggtgctgggagttGAGCAGTGAATGAAACAGGTTAAAGGAAAGCCTGTGAAGCTGCAGAGGAGTGGATGAGTGAGTGACTGGCtaggaaatggaggtgaagtTGGAGGAGCAGGGAGCAATAATATCCTAGAAGCCAGTTTAAAAGCATTTCATATTACTGACAGGTCAAATAAATGAGGACTGAGAATTGATCCCTTGTTTAGCACTATGAAAGTCTTTGGTGACTTGCAGAACAGTTTTGGTAGACAGGAGTAAAATCTTTATAACTTTTAGTGCATTTAAGGTAATGAGAAGAGAGACATTGTAGGCAGCCAACGCTGACAACTTTTTTGAAGAGTAGCTGGAAAGGATAGCAGAGAAATGAGGTTATAGGTGGagaaagaaatcatttttttgtttgctttgttttttaaggtGGGAAAAATAATGGCCAGTCTACTGTCTGATGGGATGATAcagtagagagagagaaattaatgGCTTTAGAAAGGCTCTTGGACAATTGATAGTAACATAGGGCAGACAGATGTGGTAGAAgcttgggaaaaatattttccggTTGTTTTAGTCATCTCAGGAAAATAGGAAGGACACCATATGAAATTAAGGTGAGGGAGGAGGTGTTGGAAGTTGGTGAGAAAAGGTAAATAATCGAGGAAGGTGAAGGGATTCAGGAAATATGTGATTATGTGGTACCTAATAAAAGAACTTAAAATGAAATTAGTTACTGTGATGGATTTTTTTCTAGTCACGCTTAATTGTGATGGTTACAGGTGAGTCTCCACGGGCAGagaattaggaaatattttgtgAAAAGTTGAGGGTGTACACAAGGGAGTATTGTGCATCAAATGAGCATGAACTGTAAGTGGAGGTTGGGGTGGGGTGCAGAGGTAAGATCAATTAATGATAGGTAACAGTGGGGTAAAAGGATTGTTGAAGTTAGGGTGTTGGGAAGTAGTGATAAAGAATGAGATGCTTGGAATTGGGAGACTGAAGTTGCTGGTAATGACAGGAATAGGGTAGGGATCTGGCCAAGGAAGGGCAGGAGAAGAGGTTATTGGAAGAAAGGCCCAAATGTTGGCAGAAGTATCTACTGAACATGAAATCACCAATAATGTATTTACTTCTAGAACTTAATCTGAGAGCAGGGAGCTTTGATTTTATGCACTGTATCCCTAGGGCCTAGAATAGTATTTGGCACATAGTTGATACTGAGTAAAGACTGATTGTACAAATGCATGGCGCCATATAATATGACTTGAAGCATAGCTTTTTAGAATTACTGGAAATCTTTTCCCTTGTTTATATTACAAAGCTGTGTAAGGTAAGAAATAACCTGGGGGCGTGGGTGAAGGAATTAAGGAAATGTGTGATTTACAAGGTCTCAACAAAAGTAAAAGAATCTAGTAAGACTTTGTTCATGCTAAATTTTGCAGTGTCTTATGTTCTGAGAAATATTGACAAATGGTGTTGCGTTTTTTAATGTAGTTTTCTTCTAGGTGTATTTGTTTTGGAGAATTTTCACACTTAAACACTAGTTAGGTGTTTCAGttggaatttaaaattttttaacagtTCATATACATGCCCTCAATTCATTCTTTAAAtgaattattgattttattttttaaattaatggttGTCTTTCTGATTTTATAGAAATTACTTACTGAGACATCAGGTATTATCTAAACCTGATGCTTTGGGATATGGCACTCATTGTCAACAGACAGGGAGTTACTTAAAGCCAAGAATCATGTTTTGCTCCCCTTGGTGGTTAAGAGCTAGCTGCAGTTTCAGAATCAGACATAGCTTGAATCACGGATGTCATTAGCTAGCTCTTCTGGGCAAGTCAGCCTAATATTGCTAAACATCAGTTggctcatttgtaaaatgtagaTAAACTCTACCTCACAGGACTGCTTGTAAAGGTCAAGCACTTGCTTAACATGGCAGTATCAGTTACATAGCAGGAACTCCATTTTTAACTCGATTTACAGAGTCAGGGCAGGGTTTTAATTTAATTGTGGAGGTTGGCTTTTTAGAATTTGCCACAAATACAGTGATACGAGTTTCAGATTCCACAAGTGAATTAAATTGTACTATTAACTAATAAAGAGGTATTATGTTGGTTTTTGACAGTGTGAAAATTATATGCAGTAAAATAGTGGTTATTAGGGACATAACTACAAGTATGTCATTAATGACAGAACATAGCATTTCTTACCTTGTGCCATTAGATGTAAACCAGAAACTGTATTTAGCATGCTGAAATGATTTCCAGCTACAGTAGTTCAGGTAGTATAGAAGTTAATGGTCATCTATAGTTCTTAATAATCTGTCAAAGATTGTAAACTGTAGCTATGTCTCTAATATTGCAACTTTTTGGCCTCTGAAAACTTTCAGAATCAAATTTAGGATTTAGAACCATTTTGcccatttgatttttttccatttgaataGTCCCTTTTGTTAATTGAATATTCTggagaaataaagtatttttctaaGTAGGTCACCTACTGCCCTGGCAATTCCTATGACAGCACATCCTGCTCCTCTCCTGAATTTTTTAAGTCAGTATAGGggaaattgaaaaataagaatatttttatgACATAATTAAGCCTGGGACACACTGTCCGTGCATTAATAGTAAAATTTAGGCATGAAGgacctgtattttatttatttgaagtcAGAATACATATTTCTTCACAGTTCTCTG belongs to Manis pentadactyla isolate mManPen7 chromosome 11, mManPen7.hap1, whole genome shotgun sequence and includes:
- the ERH gene encoding enhancer of rudimentary homolog, which produces MSHTILLVQPTKRPEGRTYADYESVNECMEGVCKMYEEHLKRMNPNSPSITYDISQLFDFIDDLADLSCLVYRADTQTYQPYNKDWIKEKIYVLLRRQAQQAGK